One part of the Arabidopsis thaliana chromosome 4, partial sequence genome encodes these proteins:
- a CDS encoding Regulator of Vps4 activity in the MVB pathway protein (Regulator of Vps4 activity in the MVB pathway protein; FUNCTIONS IN: molecular_function unknown; INVOLVED IN: biological_process unknown; LOCATED IN: cellular_component unknown; EXPRESSED IN: 24 plant structures; EXPRESSED DURING: 15 growth stages; CONTAINS InterPro DOMAIN/s: Protein of unknown function DUF292, eukaryotic (InterPro:IPR005061); BEST Arabidopsis thaliana protein match is: Regulator of Vps4 activity in the MVB pathway protein (TAIR:AT2G19710.1); Has 13682 Blast hits to 8543 proteins in 697 species: Archae - 14; Bacteria - 1875; Metazoa - 6005; Fungi - 2284; Plants - 648; Viruses - 80; Other Eukaryotes - 2776 (source: NCBI BLink).), with protein sequence MKKVLHRSFKPAKCKIALQMAASRLKILKNKKDTQIKQLRRELAHLLESGQTQTAKIRVEHVVREEKTVAAYELVGIYCELLVARLGVIDSQKTCPNDLKEAVASVLYASQRLTDVGELSDIVKHFSAKYGKDFVSAAIGLQPDSGVSRLLVEKLSVKAPDGPTKIKILTEIATQHNVTWEAESLVESDPKETMSASGASSSVSQPATGIKSESSRIQNNQPPVFQAAATVNVSQNSYATDGRSSSRMTSTDFNVGKTPDHYHQDPKPSGDRVDGREHRDHNPGHGDTSPFETKFVDATSAARAAAESAERASFAARRAAELSSKERMMMMQNSTESRNSSSYENLRSNPPHSRTSSSNMQGGGFGKEELLKSNNRQVDQSTTTTRAESSKKTVDELSENTSWRRGHSRENSLEMRPNDSFAKIGREKQQPGMDDINLSSSADVLNKKQSSRASSHSPSSNFSDDNDVTALDHIDSPSIFEENKFQSTVGDRESYNDSPVVVVAPAFDDYSSFFDKPQFDTEDAYHDEPEQGLGFSLLGSSSKTSDHMPTEISSWSLEGHKDLGKLSSASTSQVLEKEKPSSPPTFDDGPTSPPASLHEPEPSAKFDDYDRDSESEEDNLGRLSGRAEGKSKLTAQKSHMSEGPDDLGRYFFPSDTEDQGDDSKTQEESDAETPTGLKFGPLASGLENETTLPSYGSSPPRDKTSSKSIKEYLPTEVDPSRSSSLQTASSSSIRNELYTQKASNSDKRPSSIPPDSSSSDDESDMELPKRVSFRYQEKRTESRTRPTHLHSGVSHKDLEEEIPTRASTRSQDRRTHKTTPASASASYFHTMSSDDEDEKEVHRDTAHIQTRPYISISRRTKGQERRPSLVTAKIDKVSFDEESPPKLSPEAKPLTKQQGSASSLSYLPKTEKVSHDQESHPKLGLGAKPLIKQQGSASSLSFLPKTNKASPDQDSPPKLVPKEKPAAKQRGSASSLSFLPKTDKASPDQDSPPKLLPKEKPAAKQQGSATSSSSLPKTEKISHYRESPSKLTPEAKSMAKQEGLASSSSSLPKTVTSPDPETPAKEKASHVHPKLPDYDDIFAKLGALRR encoded by the exons ATGAAGAAGGTGCTTCATCGAAGTTTCAAGCCTGCCAAATG CAAAATTGCTTTACAAATGGCGGCTTCACGCCTGAAAATcctgaagaacaaaaaggaTACACAGATTAAGCAACTGAGGAGAGAATTAGCTCATTTGCTTGAATCCGGCCAAACCCAAACAGCTAAAATTCGG GTGGAGCATGTggtaagagaagaaaagacagTAGCTGCTTATGAGCTCGTTGGTATATATTGTGAACTTCTTGTTGCTCGTTTGGGTGTCATTGACTCTCAAAA GACATGTCCTAATGATCTTAAGGAAGCTGTCGCAAGTGTCTTATACGCTTCTCAAAGGTTAACAGATGTTGGGGAGCTCTCAGATATTGTTAAGCATTTCTCTGCAAAGTATGgtaaagattttgtttcagCTGCTATTGGTTTGCAACCGGATTCTGGTGTGAGTCGTTTG TTAGTAGAGAAATTGTCTGTTAAAGCTCCTGATGGTCcaacaaagatcaaaattttgacGGAGATTGCTACGCAGCATAATGTAACTTGGGAAGCAGAGTCTTTGGTTGAATCAGATCCAAAGGAAACCATGTCGGCG AGTGGAGCAAGTTCATCTGTGTCTCAGCCAGCAACTGGAATAAAGTCGGAGTCTTCAAGAATCCAGAACAATCAACCTCCAGTATTTCAAGCTGCAGCTACTGTCAATGTGTCGCAGAATTCATATGCAACTGATGGGAGATCTTCAAGCCGCATGACATCTACTGATTTCAACGTTGGGAAGACACCTGATCACTATCATCAAGACCCAAAACCTTCTG GAGATAGAGTTGACGGTAGAGAACACAGGGATCACAATCCAGGTCATGGGGATACATCTCCATTCGAAACGAAATTTGTTGATGCAACGAGTGCTGCACGTGCTGCTGCTGAATCTGCGGAAAGAGCGAGTTTTGCTGCACGTAGAGCTGCTGAGCTTTCAAGTAAAGaaagaatgatgatgatgcagaaTTCAACAGAGTCGCGGAACTCATCCTCGTATGAGAATCTTAGAAGCAATCCCCCACATAGTCGTACTAGTAGCTCAAATATGCAAGGCGGAGGTTTTGGTAAAGAAGAGTTATTAAAAAGCAATAACAGGCAAGTAGATCAatctactactactactagaGCAGAGTCATCTAAGAAGACTGTTGATGAGCTATCAGAAAATACTTCATGGAGGAGAGGTCATTCTCGGGAGAACTCATTGGAGATGAGGCCGAATGATTCCTTTGCTAAAATAGGTAGAGAGAAACAGCAGCCAGGTATGGATGATATAAACCTTAGCAGTTCAGCAGATGTTCTAAATAAGAAACAATCAAGCCGAGCTTCATCGCATTCACCGTCAAGCAATTTTTCCGATGATAATGATGTCACTGCCTTGGACCATATCGATTCACCAAGTATCTTTGAGGAAAACAAATTTCAGAGCACTGTTGGAGATAGAGAGAGCTACAATGACAGtcctgttgttgttgttgctccGGCTTTTGATGACTATAGCTCGTTTTTTGACAAACCTCAATTCGACACAGAAGATGCTTATCATGATGAACCAGAACAAGGATTAGGATTTTCATTGCTTGGCAGTAGCAGCAAAACATCGGATCATATGCCTACAGAGATAAGTTCATGGAGCCTCGAAGGACACAAGGATCTGGGAAAACTCAGCTCAGCCTCAACCTCACAGGTTCTTGAAAAGGAGAAGCCAAGTTCTCCTCCAACATTTGATGATGGTCCTACAAGTCCTCCAGCTTCTCTGCATGAGCCTGAGCCGTCTGCAAAGTTTGATGATTATGACCGAGATTCtgaaagtgaagaagacaatCTAGGAAGACTTTCCGGACGTGCAGAAGGAAAGTCGAAGCTGACAGCTCAGAAGTCTCACATGTCTGAAGGTCCTGATGATTTAGGACGTTACTTTTTCCCATCAGACACAGAAGACCAAGGAGATGATTCCAAAACACAGGAAGAATCTGACGCAGAGACTCCTACAGGTCTTAAGTTTGGACCTCTAGCCAGTGGACTTGAGAATGAAACGACTCTCCCATCTTATGGATCGAGTCCGCCAAGAGACAAGACGTCGTCTAAATCTATAAAAGAGTATCTTCCAACAGAGGTTGATCCGTCAAGGTCTTCTTCTCTGCAGACAGCTTCTTCTAGCAGTATTAGGAATGAACTTTACACTCAGAAAGCAAGTAACTCAGACAAAAGACCAAGCTCTATACCTCCAGATTCATCTTCTAGTGATGATGAATCAGATATGGAACTTCCAAAGAGAGTTTCTTTCAGATATCAAGAGAAAAGAACTGAGTCAAGAACCCGGCCCACACATCTACATTCGGGTGTCAGCCATAAGGACTTGGAGGAAGAAATCCCGACTCGAGCTTCTACCAGAAGTCAAGATAGGAGGACCCACAAGACCACCCCTGCCTCTGCTTCTGCTTCATATTTTCACACAATGTCCAGtgacgatgaagatgagaaagaagtCCATAGAGATACTGCACACATTCAAACCAGGCCTTATATTTCCATctcaagaagaacaaagggCCAAGAGAGAAGACCATCCCTCGTTACTGCAAAAATTGACAAAGTTTCTTTTGATGAAGAATCTCCACCAAAGCTAAGTCCTGAGGCCAAGCCACTGACTAAGCAACAAGGATCAGCTTCCTCTTTAAGCTATCTTCCCAAAACTGAGAAAGTTTCTCACGATCAAGAATCTCATCCAAAGCTAGGTCTTGGGGCCAAACCACTGATTAAGCAACAAGgatcagcttcttctttaagctttcttccaaaaaccaacaaagctTCTCCCGATCAAGATTCTCCTCCAAAGCTAGTTCCAAAGGAAAAACCAGCAGCTAAGCAACGAGgatcagcttcttctttaagCTTTCTTCCAAAAACTGACAAAGCTTCTCCCGATCAAGATTCTCCTCCAAAGCTACTTCCAAAGGAAAAGCCAGCAGCTAAGCAACAAGGATCAGCAACTTCTTCAAGCTCTCttccaaaaactgaaaaaatcTCTCACTATAGAGAATCTCCTTCAAAGCTAACTCCAGAGGCTAAGTCAATGGCTAAGCAAGAAGgattagcttcttcttcaagctcgCTTCCCAAAACTGTGACATCACCTGACCCAGAAACTCCGGCAAAGGAGAAAGCTAGCCATGTACATCCCAAACTCCCAGATTACGATGACATATTTGCCAAGCTCGGGGCTCTTCGTCGCTGA